In Drosophila gunungcola strain Sukarami unplaced genomic scaffold, Dgunungcola_SK_2 000127F, whole genome shotgun sequence, the following proteins share a genomic window:
- the LOC128265520 gene encoding inositol hexakisphosphate and diphosphoinositol-pentakisphosphate kinase isoform X13: MEWTWFKDWWRLKKLRSRHQRHKKKEAAAAAAGAAVTAAAVLPGSDCKVEGVGSKDPQTNRRHSLDAVPSDGTIARRRRGRGRDRLRRNRLLQRQRRSQSAGVSSQPGSENALIRSQDDDDDDGEYGPFNVSDYEDYGPNHGSDEDSDDFCFCDVCMNGDTDFGDSNDGMDSDTSTSSSNSKQVVVGICAMAKKTQSKPMKEILTRLGEFEFIKLVTFEENVILREPVQNWPTCDCLVSFHSKGFPLEKAIEYAQLRNPFVLNNLHMQYDIQDRRRVYAILEKEGIEIPRYAVLDRDSPDPKHHELIESEDHVEVNGITFNKPFVEKPVSAEDHNIYIYYPTSAGGGSQRLFRKIGSRSSVYSPESRVRKTGSFIYEDFMPTDGTDVKVYTVGPDYAHAEARKSPALDGKVERDSEGKEIRYPVILNHSEKLISRKVCLAFKQTVCGFDLLRANGKSYVCDVNGFSFVKNSNKYYDDCAKILGNMILRELTPTLHIPWSVPFQLDDPPIVPTTFGKMMELRCVVAVIRHGDRTPKQKMKVEVRHPKFFEIFEKYDGYKLGHVKLKRPKQLQEILDIARFLLSEIHTKAHAEIEEKESKLEQLKNVLEMYGHFSGINRKVQMKYQPKGRPRGSSSDDSKSARIPPYPSAPINKSEANLAADQPVEPSLVLILKWGGELTPAGRIQAEELGRIFRCMYPGGQGRSDYSGTQGLGLLRLHSTFRHDLKIYASDEGRVQMTAAAFAKGLLALEGELTPILVQMVKSANTNGLLDNDCDSSKYQNLAKGRLHELMQNDREFSKEDRELINPCNSKSITQALDFVKNPVDCCHHVHQLIRELLHIISIKKDDPKTKDAILYHGETWDLMRCRWEKIEKDFSTKSKLFDISKIPDIYDCIKYDLQHNQHTLQYDQAEELYIYAKNLADIVIPQEYGLTPQEKLAIGQGICSPLLRKIKGDLQRNIDEVEDEFMNRLNPHYSHGVASPQRHVRTRLYFTSESHVHSLLTVLRYGGLLNVVTDEQWRRAMDYISMVSELNYMSQIVIMLYEDPTKDPTSEERFHVELHFSPGVNCCVQKNLPPGPGFRPHSHGDNACNVSMQSSDESNPARIEEENDSNSGEEREGKKRASTGQRSSDRSAERTSPAFGFNRLELRSKQFKSKPIPIGAHHTVSGHEAMDLAKRLNEELASQQQQQQQNQQLRPISPDIRAVSPDCEPRSRSFEQRPSSGVCAKEPVVGPNCKEVSQAVTPQFEDITEARTAEFAEITHARVGVTNSSDGGAFQKAGNRTALQIRVTDSLSFFKIDSSTNELPLSDIDFSLHPATPQCGPLSHKRLHVLTMRRMESCDEGDDLEQLRHLPQISPMATNERPLSSCNCSSSAVQAHSHSKSLMDLGQAIAPIGPAETGQDLETGGEASTAAEVSASSFDDDFQLSSSAPAILMSSHFSQRPLVANLSPMAHATTSPTASTLRLCQDMDKAWATALDSASSSAQRKATSSSCGQLSMPATAPAVTENPFRFTVSSVGAATASSACFVNCFEPIEEQVTPTMEVDSQPPQPEPQVVYNLPTLLITGAASNTEMTSKKEASRMTKTPIISTIFAPIDGEISQDIALPIDIGIQTAECTTIVTPTHITTDVTIDTTTVTPTVTPTDTIGKAIPTVTTTDISKGIQNVTPITSRTAIQTSPPTFTTSNSNTTTTTTAAAAAAAEAALFDNTKTMSSNQPFTNQFQSIDPTSNDAPHQHHEHHEHQHQYQHHHKNSKTTITDQQQQQISCTMNNTLNENTTTATNTNTTTTTPSCCTTTIATDSQVSVSVSASVSSANSSTSSRRQRHSIAGQMSYMKMLGFGGFSKKMATSANSLFSTAVISGSSSAPNLRDMIPVSSSGFGDVPPIRPLETLHNALSLRKLDSFLQDMILAQIFKTPTGSPPRGFAKSTLPAVSSMTLNAASGNEAPVAGQPAMPKPATPTFDRRGSEYGSTIDAHPQESQCPILDDSNSVLLQSLAEKMQQNPTEPSI, translated from the exons ATGGAGTGGACGTGGTTTAAGGACTGGTGGCGTCTCAAAAAGCTCCGATCGCGTCATCAGCGgcataaaaagaaagaagcaGCCGCGGCAGCCGCAGGAGCTGCAGTAACTGCTGCAGCGGTTTTGCCGGGCTCGGATTGCAAGGTGGAAGGCGTTGGTTCCAAGGATCCGCAGACAAATCGGCGTCACAGCTTGGACGCGGTGCCATCCGATGGAACTATAGCCAGACGTCGACGGGGTCGTGGTCGCGATCGTTTGCGCCGCAATCGCTTGCTGCAACGCCAGCGACGGAGTCAAAGTGCCGGAGTTAGCAGTCAACCGGGCTCGGAGAACGCGCTCATTAGAAGccaggacgacgacgacgacgatgggGAGTACGGACCCTTCAACGTCAGTGATTACGAGGATTACGGTCCGAATCATGGGAGCGACGAGGATAGCGATGACTTCTGCTTCTGCGATGTCTGTATGAAT GGCGACACGGACTTTGGGGACAGCAATGACGGCATGGACTCCGATACGAGCACCTCGTCCAGCAACAGCAAGCAGGTGGTCGTTGGCATCTGTGCGATGGCCAAGAAGACACAGTCGAAGCCGATGAAGGAGATCCTCACACGCCTCGGTGAATTCGAGTTCATCAAACTGGTGACGTTCGAGGAGAACGTGATCTTGCGGGAACCTGTCCAAAATTGGCCCACTTGCGATTGCCTGGTCTCGTTCCACTCGAAGGGCTTTCCGCTGGAGAAGGCCATCGAGTATGCTCAACTGAGGAATCCATTTGTGCTGAATAACCTGCACATGCAGTATGATATTCAGGATAGGAGAAGGGTGTACGCCATTCTGGAGAAGGAGGGCATCGAGATACCGCGCTATGCCGTCCTCGATCGTGACTCCCCGGATCCCAAAC ATCATGAGCTAATCGAATCCGAGGACCATGTCGAAGTCAATGGTATCACCTTTAACAAGCCGTTCGTGGAGAAACCCGTCTCGGCAGAGGACCACAATATATACATCTACTACCCAACATCGGCGGGCGGCGGAAGTCAACGACTTTTCCGGAAAATCGGCAGCCGGAGCAGCGTATATTCCCCGGAGTCGAGGGTGCGAAAGACGGGATCGTTTATCTACGAGGACTTTATGCCCACCGATG GCACGGACGTCAAGGTGTACACCGTTGGACCGGACTACGCCCATGCCGAGGCCCGCAAAAGTCCCGCCCTGGATGGCAAAGTGGAGCGCGACAGCGAGGGCAAAGAGATACGCTACCCGGTGATCCTCAATCATTCCGAGAAGCTCATTTCGAGGAAGGTGTGCCTGGCCTTCAAGCAAACCGTCTGCGGATTCGATCTGCTGCGCGCCAACGGGAAGAGCTACGTCTGCGATGTGAATGGATTCAGTTTTGTGAAAAACTCGAACAAGTACTATGATGACTGCGCCAAGATACTGGGCAACATGATCCTCAGGGAGCTAACGCCCACGCTGCACATCCCCTGGTCGGTGCCGTTCCAACTGGACGATCCACCCATTGTGCCCACCACATTTGGCAAGATGATGGAGCTGCGCTGCGTGGTGGCCGTAATCCGACATGGCGATCGCACGCCCAAGCAAAAGATGAAGGTGGAGGTGCGGCATCCCAA ATTCTTTGAGATCTTCGAGAAGTACGATGGCTATAAGCTGGGCCACGTCAAGCTGAAGCGGCCAAAGCAACTGCAGGAGATACTGGACATCGCCCGCTTTTTGCTCAGCGAGATCCACACGAAGGCCCATGCCGAGATCGAGGAGAAGGAGAGCAAGCTGGAGCAGCTGAAGAACGTCCTGGAGATGTACGGCCACTTCTCGGGCATAAATCGCAAGGTTCAGATGAAGTACCAGCCAAAGGGTCGTCCACGCGGCTCCAGCTCCGATGACAGTAAGTCCGCTCGGATTCCCCCATATCCAAGTGCCCCGATTAACAAAAGCGAAGCCAATCTAGCAGCGGATCAGCCTGTGGAGCCATCGCTGGTCCTCATCCTCAAGTGGGGCGGCGAACTGACGCCAGCCGGTCGCATCCAGGCGGAGGAACTGGGCCGCATCTTTCGGTGCATGTATCCAGGCGGACAGGGAAGATCGGATTACTCGGGCACCCAGGGCTTGGGTCTGCTCAG ATTACACTCTACGTTCCGGCACGACCTGAAGATCTACGCCTCGGATGAGGGACGTGTCCAGATGACGGCGGCCGCCTTTGCCAAGGGTTTGCTGGCCCTGGAAGGCGAACTCACACCCATTCTCGTACAGATGGTGAAGAGTGCGAACACGAATGGACTGCTGGACAATGATTGCGACTCCAGCAAATATCAGAACCT GGCCAAGGGACGCCTTCACGAGCTAATGCAGAATGACCGCGAGTTCTCCAAGGAGGATCGCGAGCTGATCAATCCGTGCAATAGCAAATCGATCACCCAGGCTCTGGACTTTGTGAAGAATCCGGTGGACTGCTGCCACCATGTCCATCAGCTCATCCGCGAGCTCCTGCACATCATCAGCATCAAGAAGGACGACCCCAAGACCAAGGATGCCATCTTGTATCATGGCGAGACATGGGACCTGATGCGTTGTCGCTGGGAGAAGATCGAAAAGGATTTCAGCACCAAGTCAAAGCTGTTTGACATCTCCAAAATACCGGATATCTACGATTGCATCAAGTACGATCTGCAGCATAATCAACATACGTTGCAGTATGATCAGGCGGAGGAGTTGTATATCTATGCGAAGAACCTGGCCGATATAGTCATACCGCAGGAGTATGGATTGACGCCGCAAGAGAAACTGGCCATTGGGCAGGGTATTTGCTCACCGTTATTGAGAAAGATCAAAGGGGATCTGCAGCGGAATATCGACGAGGTGGAGGATGAGTTCATGAACCGTTTGAATCCGCACTACAGCCATGGCGTGGCCAGTCCTCAGAGGCATGTCCGTACAAGGCTCTATTTCACCAGCGAATCCCATGTCCATTCGCTTCTCACAGTTCTACGCTACGGGGGATTACTCAATGTGGTCACGGATGAGCAGTGGCGTCGGGCCATGGACTACATTTCGATGGTATCAGAGCTCAACTACATGTCCCAGATCGTCATCATGCTGTACGAGGACCCCACCAAGGATCCCACATCCGAAGAACGCTTTCACGTCGAGCTGCACTTCAGTCCGGGCGTAAATTGTTGTGTGCAGAAGAATCTGCCGCCGGGTCCGGGCTTTAGGCCGCATTCGCACGGCGACAACGCCTGCAATGTGAGTATGCAGTCATCGGACGAGTCAAATCCCGCCAGGATCGAGGAGGAGAACGACTCGAATTCTGGAGAGGAGCGGGAGGGCAAGAAGCGAGCG TCCACCGGCCAAAGGAGCTCGGATCGCAGCGCTGAACGCACCTCGCCTGCCTTTGGATTCAACAGGCTGGAGCTGCGATCGAAGCAGTTCAAATCGAAGCCCATACCCATCGGTGCCCACCACACGGTCAGCGGCCATGAGGCAATGGATCTGGCCAAGCGGCTGAACGAGGAGCTGGCctctcagcagcagcagcaacagcagaacCAGCAGCTCCGCCCCATCAGTCCGGATATCCGGGCAGTGAGCCCCGACTGCGAGCCACGTTCCCGGAGCTTCGAGCAGCGACCCTCCTCCGGCGTCTGTGCCAAGGAGCCGG TAGTTGGTCCTAATTGTAAAGAGGTTTCCCAGGCTGTTACTCCTCAATTTGAGGATATTACCGAGGCTCGTACTGCTGAATTTGCCGAAATAACCCATGCTCGAGTAGGCGTGACCAATAGCTCGGATGGTGGAGCTTTTCAAAAGGCTGGAAATCGCACGGCTTTGCAGATTCGGGTTACGGACAGTTTGTCCTTCTTCAAAATTGACTCATCGACGAACGAACTGCCGTTGTCGGACATTGATTTCTCGCTCCACCCGGCAACGCCACAATGCGGTCCGTTGTCGCACAAACGCCTCCATGTGCTGACCATGCGGCGCATGGAGAGCTGTGACGAGGGCGACGATCTCGAGCAGCTTAGGCACCTGCCGCAGATCTCGCCGATGGCCACCAACGAGCGGCCATTGAGCTCTTGCAATTGCAGCAGCTCTGCGGTTCAGGCGCACTCGCACTCCAAAAGTCTGATGGACTTGGGACAGGCGATTGCTCCGATTGGTCCAGCAGAAACTGGGCAGGATTTGGAAACGGGCGGTGAGGCGTCAACTGCGGCGGAGGTGAGTGCCAGCAGTTTCGATGATGACTTCCAGTTGTCCAGCTCTGCACCGGCCATCCTGATGAGCTCTCACTTTAGCCAAAGGCCTTTGGTGGCCAATCTTTCGCCTATGGCGCATGCCACCACCTCGCCCACAGCCTCGACTTTACGTCTCTGCCAGGATATGGACAAGGCTTGGGCTACGGCTTTGGATTCGGCCTCATCATCTGCTCAACGCAAGGCCACCAGTAGCTCCTGTGGTCAGCTGTCCATGCCAGCCACGGCTCCTGCTGTGACGGAGAATCCGTTTCGCTTCACCGTTTCATCAGTGGGTGCGGCAACGGCATCTAGTGCCTGTTTTGTGAATTGCTTTGAGCCAATCGAAGAGCAGGTCACTCCCACCATGGAGGTGGATTcacagccgccgcagccaGAGCCTCAAGTGGTGTATAATTTGCCCACGTTGCTGATTACAGGCGCAGCCAGTAACACCGAAATGACGAGCAAAAAGGAAGCCAGTAGAATGACAAAGACACCAataatttcaacaatttttgcaCCAATAGATGGGGAAATATCTCAAGATATAGCTCTACCAATAGATATAGGAATACAGACAGCAGAATGTACAACAATAGTTACACCAACTCATATTACAACAGATGTAACAATAGATACAACAACGGTTACACCAACAGTAACACCAACAGATACAATAGGAAAAGCAATACCAACAGTTACAACCACCGATATTTCAAAAGGTATACAAAATGTTACACCAATTACGTCACGAACAGCCATCCAAACATCTCCACCAACATTTACAACATCCAACTCCAAcaccaccacaacaacaacagcagcagcagcagcagcagctgaagcaGCTTTGTTtgataatacaaaaacaatgtCTTCTAATCAACCATTTACTAACCAATTCCAATCGATCGATCCCACCTCAAACGACGCACCACACCAACATCATGAACATCATGAACATCAACATCAATACCAACATCAccataaaaactcaaaaacaacGATCACcgatcaacaacaacaacaaatatcATGCACCATGAATAACACACTGAACGAAAACACCACCACCGCCACAAATACAAACACCACTACCACGACCCCGTCTTGTTGTACCACTACCATCGCCACAGATAGCCAAGTCTCGGTGTCGGTTTCGGCCTCGGTGTCATCGGCCAACTCGTCCACGTCGTCGCGTCGCCAAAGACACAGTATTGCCGGCCAGATGTCCTATATGAAAATGTTGGGTTTCGGTGGTTTTAGCAAAAAGATGGCCACCAGCGCGAATAGCCTTTTCAGCACCGCCGTCATCAGCGGCAGCTCGTCCGCCCCAAATCTTCGCGACATGATACCGGTCTCGTCATCCG GATTTGGCGATGTGCCACCAATCCGGCCACTTGAGACGCTGCACAATGCCCTGTCGCTGCGCAAGTTGGACAGCTTCCTGCAGGACATGATCCTGGCGCAGATCTTTAAGACGCCGACAGGATCGCCGCCACGTGGCTTTGCCAAGAGCACTTTGCCAGCGGTCTCCTCAATGACGCTGAACGCCGCCTCCGGCAACGAGGCGCCAGTGGCCGGTCAGCCGGCGATGCCCAAGCCCGCAACGCCGACCTTTGACCGTCGTGGCAGCGAGTACGGATCCACGATCGATGCCCATCCGCAGGAGAGCCAGTGCCCCATTCTGGACGACAGCAACTCCGTGCTGCTGCAATCGCTGGCGGAAAAGATGCAGC